A genomic window from Dermacentor silvarum isolate Dsil-2018 chromosome 9, BIME_Dsil_1.4, whole genome shotgun sequence includes:
- the LOC125940304 gene encoding uncharacterized protein LOC125940304: MQVFLSAVTRVLLPAIVMSANVVKEPPDLRTGIDVTSWRIGVDSHSACPTAPPPQNWILDQVSRALLSSTTIAEPAIKEPRPSPAFCGLGGCATTHTSNPLLFIMQVCEPDCFYTKRTGNHFLVQLPSPQCCFDIACECLSVIRSILLQSGDIETNPGPDTDAVLAELKKLSAGQTTIIADMQGLKSQCTATSAALANLSKRLADLEGHYQKLLPMQIEIQTIRADTEQTARLVHALNARVDDAENRSRRNNLVFYGLPDTAASETSAASEEKILRLCSDHLNVPLEPQDIERAHRVSRYSANRPRPLIVRFNHYKKKEMVLSNGRKLKGTDLSMGEDFSPAVRNARKQLVSFAKAKSVPFSLRFKTLLIGSKRYVFDDASQTVKEI; encoded by the coding sequence ATGCAGGTTTTCCTTTCTGCTGTCACACGCGTGCTGCTGCCTGCGATAGTGATGTCAGCGAACGTCGTCAAGGAACCGCCAGATCTGCGCACCGGGATTGACGTGACTAGTTGGCGCATAGGTGTCGACAGTCATTCCGCCTGTCCAACCGCGCCACCACCTCAAAACTGGATCCTCGACCAAGTATCGAGAGCCCTGCTGTCATCGACAACCATCGCAGAGCCAGCTATAAAGGAACCACGGCCATCGCCCGCGTtttgtgggcttggtggctgtgccacaacaCACACCAGTAACCCACTTCTGTTCATCATGCAGGTTTGTGAACCAGACTGCTTCTATACTAAGAGAACTGGCAATCACTTCTTGGTGCAGCTTCCGAGCCCGCAATGCTGCTTTGATATTGCTTGTGAGTGTCTTAGTGTAATTAGATCTATTTTGTTACAGTCGGGGGATATTGAAACGAACCCTGGTCCTGATACTGATGCTGTGCTTGCCGAACTGAAAAAACTGTCCGCTGGCCAAACCACAATAATAGCCGACATGCAGGGCCTTAAAAGTCAATGCACGGCTACAAGTGCTGCACTCGCCAACTTAAGCAAGAGGTTAGCGGATCTAGAGGGCCATTACCAGAAACTGCTACCAATGCAAATCGAGATACAGACTATACGGGCGGATACCGAGCAAACAGCAAGACTTGTTCACGCTCTGAATGCCCGCGTTGACGATGCAGAGAATCGCTCAAGGCGAAACAATCTTGTGTTTTACGGCCTTCCTGACACAGCAGCATCAGAAACGTCGGCCGCGTCTGAAGAAAAAATTTTACGTCTATGCTCAGACCACCTGAACGTGCCACTTGAACCTCAAGATATAGAGCGAGCGCATCGTGTTAGTCGCTATTCTGCTAATCGCCCGCGTCCACTAATTGTTAGGTTTAATCAttataagaaaaaagaaatggtgcTCTCAAATGGGCGCAAACTTAAGGGCACTGACCTCAGCATGGGTGAAGATTTCTCCCCAGCGGTTAGGAACGCCCGCAAGCAACTTGTTTCCTTTGCGAAAGCCAAATCTGTGCCATTTTCTTTGCGCTTTAAAACTCTTCTAATTGGTTCTAAGCGCTACGTGTTCGATGACGCATCGCAAACAGTGAAAGAAATATAG
- the LOC125939811 gene encoding BEN domain-containing protein 5-like, whose amino-acid sequence MGAWKRIQLQPKDSLFVKELVVAIWDPADLKGRSLQGKNCPRFPDRPLKEPLTPWKVAVMRECYKERLLRLGLPADLRQNSLKRMNHFVVEKLADVEKQAKRTEKAEPSMQQ is encoded by the exons ATGGGAGCATGGAAACGAATACAGCTGCAGCCGAAGGATAGCCTCTTCGTGAAGGAGCTGGTAGTGGCGATCTGGGACCCAGCAGACTTGAAGGGTCGTTCCCTCCAAG GCAAGAACTGTCCGAGGTTCCCGGATCGCCCCCTAAAGGAACCTTTGACACCTTGGAAGGTGGCGGTGATGCGTG AATGTTACAAGGAGAGGCTGCTGCGGCTTGGTCTGCCTGCTGACCTACGGCAAAACAGCCTAAAAAGGATGAACCATTTTGTAGTCGAAAAGCTGGCCGATGTTGAGAAACAGGCCAAGAG GACTGAAAAGGCTGAGCCTTCTATGCAGCAATAA